TAACACTACCCACTGAACGCTAAACGCTCCATTACACCCCCCCCTTAAGCCTTAATCCTCAATCCTCAATCCTTAACACTCCCCCACAGTTGGCGAAAAAAAATAGAAAAACATTATCGATTTCTTTTAAAATGTCATACCAATGACATATGCGTACGGTAAAATACCCAAAATTTATTCACATTAGATGGGGACAGTAATGCGGATCGGGGAATAAGCGTGTATTTGGATTTCATTTTCATTTTCATTGTTTCGCTTGTATCGATCAGGCTGGTGAAACGGTATGCACCGAAGATCGGGCTCATGGATGTCCCGAACGTACGCAGTACCCATTGCAGCATCGTGCCCCGTGGTGCAGGCATAGGCTTTTATCTCCCTGTGGCATTCATTTTGCCTGTTTTTCATTTTGATCTTATCTGCGCTTACAGCTGGACAGTCATAGCCATACTGATCATATTTGCCATAGGGGTACTGGATGACCATCATGACGCTTCACCCAACACCAAGTTCCTTGTCCTTATGGTAGCGACGGTATTTCTCTCATTTGACGATATTGTCATTACCGGTATAGGCACTTTTTTTGGTCTGCCGATCACGCTTGGATGGTTCGCGCTTCCCTTCACTGTGTTCGCCGTTGCGGGGTTCACCAATGCACTCAATCTCATAGACGGGCTTGACGGCCTTGCTGCCACGTTGAGCATCATTATCCTTCTGACATTCTTTTTTGTAGGCTATACGCATCAGGATCTTTTTATGATGCTGCTTTCGGGGGCTTTTATCGCGGGGCTTTCGGCCTTTGCATTTTACAACTGGCATCCTGCATCCATCTTTATGGGGGACAGTGGTTCCCTGACGCTTGGTTTTGTCATAGCAACATTGGCCATCAAGTCTCTGGCGTATCTCCCCGCGATAAGCATTTTATTTATAGCTGCCATCCCTATCCTCGATACGATCATAGTCATGGTGCGCCGTAAAATAAACGGAAAGTCCATGTTCAGTGCCGACCGATGTCACATGCACCATATTCTAAGACATTTCTTTGCAGAAGATACACCCAAAACAGTCTTTTTCCTGGGAGTGATGCAGGCCAGCTATGCCTTAACAGGACTACAGCTCGACAAAGAGATGGATGAAGGGTATATGCTTGTTCTTTTTGCATTGAATATCGTGCTGCTTTATCTTTTCCTTGGGGCAATGATCAAAAGACAAAAAAGAGAGTGTTAGTTCTATGCAGATGAAAGCGTTGGCAAATAAACGTCAAATAGAGCTTATTAACGATATAATAATACCCAATTTATTCAGGGGATTTTTAAAAGAATGGAGAAGCAAATGAGTAAACAAAAAGTAGCACTGATCACAGGTATCACAGGGCAGGATGGTTCCTACCTTGCAGAGTTCCTACTCAAAAAAGGATACATCGTACACGGCATCAAACGAAGAGCCTCTCTCTTCAATACAGATCGTATCGACCACCTCTACCAAGACCCACATGTAGAGAACAGACACTTCATCCTTCACTACGGAGAAATGACAGATTCTATGAACCTTACCCGTATCATCCAGGAAGTCCAGCCAGATGAGATCTACAACCTTGCAGCCATGAGTCATGTAGCAGTCTCCTTTGAAACACCGGAGTATGTTGCCAATGCAGACGGTACAGGAACCCTGCGTATCCTTGAAGCGGTCAAACTCTTAGGGCTTACAGAAAAAACACGTATCTACCAGGCAAGTACCTCCGAACTCTACGGAAAAGTACAGGAGACACCGCAAAGTGAAACTACTCCGTTCTACCCGCGTTCTCCTTACGCTGTTGCAAAGATGTATGCCTACTGGATCACTGTCAACTACAGAGAAGCCTATGGTATGTTCGCCTGTAACGGTATCCTGTTCAACCATGAGTCCCCGGTACGTGGTGAAACCTTTGTAACAAGAAAGATCACTCGTGCTGCTTCCAAGATCGCCTTGGGACTTCAGGACAAACTCTACCTTGGAAATCTCGATGCCAAGCGTGACTGGGGGCATGCCAAAGATTATGTCAGGATGATGTGGCTGATTCTTCAGGCAGACGAAGCAGAAGACTGGGTCATCGCTACAGGACAGACCACAACGGTTAGAGACTTTGTACGTATGTCCTTCAAATTTGTGGGCATAGAACTTGAGTTCGAAGGTGAAGGTATCAATGAAAAAGGCTATATA
The Sulfurovum riftiae genome window above contains:
- a CDS encoding glycosyltransferase family 4 protein, which encodes MYLDFIFIFIVSLVSIRLVKRYAPKIGLMDVPNVRSTHCSIVPRGAGIGFYLPVAFILPVFHFDLICAYSWTVIAILIIFAIGVLDDHHDASPNTKFLVLMVATVFLSFDDIVITGIGTFFGLPITLGWFALPFTVFAVAGFTNALNLIDGLDGLAATLSIIILLTFFFVGYTHQDLFMMLLSGAFIAGLSAFAFYNWHPASIFMGDSGSLTLGFVIATLAIKSLAYLPAISILFIAAIPILDTIIVMVRRKINGKSMFSADRCHMHHILRHFFAEDTPKTVFFLGVMQASYALTGLQLDKEMDEGYMLVLFALNIVLLYLFLGAMIKRQKREC
- the gmd gene encoding GDP-mannose 4,6-dehydratase, with the translated sequence MSKQKVALITGITGQDGSYLAEFLLKKGYIVHGIKRRASLFNTDRIDHLYQDPHVENRHFILHYGEMTDSMNLTRIIQEVQPDEIYNLAAMSHVAVSFETPEYVANADGTGTLRILEAVKLLGLTEKTRIYQASTSELYGKVQETPQSETTPFYPRSPYAVAKMYAYWITVNYREAYGMFACNGILFNHESPVRGETFVTRKITRAASKIALGLQDKLYLGNLDAKRDWGHAKDYVRMMWLILQADEAEDWVIATGQTTTVRDFVRMSFKFVGIELEFEGEGINEKGYIKSIDAERMNSLGLTPEHLTLNAVLVEVDEKYFRPTEVDLLLGDPTKAETKLGWRREYKLEELVNDMMESDLHLMTKDQYLKDGGYTIMNYFE